The Saprospiraceae bacterium genome contains the following window.
GGAGGCTTAATTTGTTAATAATTTGTAAATATATAATCCTAAAACAACAATATTGTAAAGTTTACTTTATATAATGTAAAGTTTAATTTACAATTATGAAAATCTTGTTGTTTTTTCCTCCCTGGACCCGTAAACTGGGTTGGTATCTATTAATTCCATCCTTTTTAGCTGGATTGTATTGCATTTTCACGGATTTTGAAGTGGATTTTTTAAAATTACCCATGTTTGCAATTTATCAGGATCAATTTATGGGTCAAACCTCCTATTTCAGTTTGGTTGAGGATAATCTCACCATGGAATTAATTGGCGTTTGCTATGTTTTGGGTTTGTTGTTCACCGGTTTTTCCAAATTGCAAATCGAAGATGAGTTTACCATTCAAATGCGATACAATGCATTGATGTGGTCTACTTTGATGAGTTGCTTTTTATTAGGATTCACCTTGTTGTTTTTTTATGGAACTGGATTTTTTATTTGTATGATTTTTAATATGATTTCCATTCCGACGATTTATGTTCTGCGATTTAGTTATTTAATTCATCGCTCAAATTCAAATGCCGAATGAAAAATCAACTGAAAGTATTTCGGGCCATAAAAAATATGACTCAGGATGAATTGGCCAAAGCGGTATCTGTCAGCAGACAAACGATTTATGCAATCGAATCATCAAAATATGTTCCATCCACTATATTGGCATTAAAACTGGCTGCAATTTTTGAAACAGCGGTAGAAAATGTATTTATACTTGAGCCGTCTGATTTTTCTAACAAAGACTCATTTTAATTTGTAGCAAGGGTAAGTTCATTTACATCAAAGGTGGAGAGTTGTTCAAATTGCCGAATTCTCTCGTGAATTTGCTCTTGCTTTAAATTACGGAGGTTATTCAGACTAAAGTCTTCCACACAAAACGAAGCCATGGTAGACCCGTAGATGATGGCGGTTTTCATATTGACAAAACTGGTATTATCGGTCCGTGCCAAATACCCGATCATACCACCTGCAAAACTGTCGCCTGCTCCTGTTGGATCGATCACGTCAGCTACCGGTAAACCGGGTGCAAAAAATATTTGTCCGTTGTGAAATAACAAAGCGCCGTGTTCCCCTTTTTTTATTACAAGGTATGCCGGACCCAATTGATGAATTTTGGCTGCAGCTCTTACCAGGCTGTGTTCCCCAGACAATTGACGGGCTTCTTCATCATTAATGGTTAGGACATCAACCCGAGCGATTACTTTTAAAAGGGTTTCCAGGGCATTGTTCATCCAAAAATTCATCGTATCCAAGACGATAAGTTTCGGTTTTTTAGTTATTTGATCCAATACCGCCATTTGGATATCCGGGGTCAAGTTTCCAAGCATCACGTATTCACTGGCTTTATAAGATTCCGGAAGTTTTGGGTCAAAATCTGCCAATACATTTAAATCGGTTGTCAGGGTATCCCGACTGTTCATATCCTGATGGTATTTTCCAGCCCAAAAAAAAGATTTTTTACCAGGAACCCGCACCAATCCATCCATATTGACCCCTCTTTTTTGAAGTGCCTGGATTTCTTCTTCAGGGAAATCGTCTCCTATAATTGAACATAATTTAATGTCATGATACCAGTATGAAGCAGCCCAACTGATATAAGTACAAGCTCCGCCAATGACTTTAGGGGCATTACCAAAAGGAGTTTCAATACTGTCGAAAGCCATGCTTCCAATCGTGAGAATGCTCATAATCAAGATTTTAAACAAAAATGAAAGCCCAACAGGTAATACCTCTTGGGCTTTTTTGCGCCTCCTCTTGGGCTCGA
Protein-coding sequences here:
- a CDS encoding helix-turn-helix transcriptional regulator — its product is MKNQLKVFRAIKNMTQDELAKAVSVSRQTIYAIESSKYVPSTILALKLAAIFETAVENVFILEPSDFSNKDSF
- a CDS encoding bifunctional hydroxymethylpyrimidine kinase/phosphomethylpyrimidine kinase, whose translation is MSILTIGSMAFDSIETPFGNAPKVIGGACTYISWAASYWYHDIKLCSIIGDDFPEEEIQALQKRGVNMDGLVRVPGKKSFFWAGKYHQDMNSRDTLTTDLNVLADFDPKLPESYKASEYVMLGNLTPDIQMAVLDQITKKPKLIVLDTMNFWMNNALETLLKVIARVDVLTINDEEARQLSGEHSLVRAAAKIHQLGPAYLVIKKGEHGALLFHNGQIFFAPGLPVADVIDPTGAGDSFAGGMIGYLARTDNTSFVNMKTAIIYGSTMASFCVEDFSLNNLRNLKQEQIHERIRQFEQLSTFDVNELTLATN